In the Anastrepha obliqua isolate idAnaObli1 chromosome 1, idAnaObli1_1.0, whole genome shotgun sequence genome, one interval contains:
- the LOC129244599 gene encoding heparan-sulfate 6-O-sulfotransferase 1 isoform X1, translating to MILQPDIMAYNEAIMPPPGAVGAAAAAGPASNAYGVHHYQHHQPGGGGGGSAIALASTSAINAKSIQQNVIIANAGLSYEDVLNDDFQFDMDGHDVMVFLHIQKTGGTSFGRHLVRDLDLKRPCECQRQRKRCYCFRPHRNENWLFSRYSTGWKCGLHADWTELTSCVDIELDKNEGETAKRRYFYITLLREPISRYMSEYRHVRRGATWKGSRHWCLGRQATASELPPCYKGKDWLGVELDEFAACDSNLAANRQTRMLADLALVGCYNKTAMPAHERDRVMLASAKRNLAAMAYFGLTEYQKMSQYIFEETFNLRFAIPFEQHNTTISASAVNNLRPDQKRRIEELNSLDVELYAFAKNLLFQRYGSSKFEHLKAKDNDFEKRFANLGNIYYKQGVTEFNWDSNIDETLSTDH from the exons ATGATCTTACAACCGGACATAATGGCCTACAACGAGGCGATAATGCCACCACCTGGGGCTGTGGGCGCTGCAGCGGCGGCAGGACCAGCAAGCAACGCATATGGTGTTCATCACTACCAGCATCATCAGCCGGGCGGCGGCGGCGGTGGATCGGCAATAGCGCTCGCGTCCACATCAGCGATTAATGCAAAATCAATACAACAGAATGTAATTATCGCCAATGCGGGCCTTAGCTATGAGGATGTCCTCAACGATGATTTTCAATTCGATATGGACGGACATGACGTCATGGTATTCTTGCATATACAGAAGACCGGAGGCACATCATTTGGAAGGCATTTAGTGCGTGACTTGGATTTGAAG CGACCTTGCGAATGCCAGCGGCAACGCAAACGCTGCTATTGTTTCCGTCCGCATCGCAACGAAAACTGGCTCTTCTCACGCTACTCAACAGGCTGGAAGTGCGGCCTGCATGCCGACTGGACGGAATTGACCAGTTGCGTCGACATCGAGCTTGATAAGAACGAAGGCGAGACGGCGAAGCGAAGGTACTTCTACATTACGTTACTTCGTGAACCCATCTCGCGTTACATGTCCGAGTATCGGCATGTGCGGCGCGGTGCAACATGGAAGGGTTCACGGCACTGGTGTCTCGGCAGACAAGCCACGGCGTCTGAGTTGCCGCCATGCTATAAGGGCAAGGACTGGTTGGGCGTGGAATTGGATGAATTTGCCGCGTGCGATTCAAATTTGGCGGCTAACCGACAGACGCGCATGCTGGCCGATTTGGCGTTAGTAGGCTGTTACAACAAGACTGCAATGCCGGCACACGAACGTGATCGTGTGATGTTGGCAAGCGCTAAACGCAATTTAGCTGCCATGGCATACTTTGGACTCACCGAGTATCAGAAG ATGTCGCAGTATATTTTCGAGGAAACATTCAATCTGCGCTTTGCGATACCATTcgaacaacacaacacaacaattTCTGCGTCGGCGGTTAACAATTTGCGACCAGATCAAAAGAGGCGCATCGAGGAGCTGAACAGCTTGGATGTCGAGTTATATGCCTTTGCAAAGAATTTACTATTCCAAAGGTACGGTTCATCGAA atTCGAGCATTTAAAAGCGAAAGACAACGATTTTGAGAAACGGTTTGCTAATCTGGGCAACATCTATTACAAACAGGGTGTCACGGAATTCAATTGGGACAGCAACATTGATGAGACGTTGAGCACCGATCATTGA
- the LOC129244599 gene encoding heparan-sulfate 6-O-sulfotransferase 3-B isoform X2, which produces MILQPDIMAYNEAIMPPPGAVGAAAAAGPASNAYGVHHYQHHQPGGGGGGSAIALASTSAINAKSIQQNVIIANAGLSYEDVLNDDFQFDMDGHDVMVFLHIQKTGGTSFGRHLVRDLDLKRPCECQRQRKRCYCFRPHRNENWLFSRYSTGWKCGLHADWTELTSCVDIELDKNEGETAKRRYFYITLLREPISRYMSEYRHVRRGATWKGSRHWCLGRQATASELPPCYKGKDWLGVELDEFAACDSNLAANRQTRMLADLALVGCYNKTAMPAHERDRVMLASAKRNLAAMAYFGLTEYQKMSQYIFEETFNLRFAIPFEQHNTTISASAVNNLRPDQKRRIEELNSLDVELYAFAKNLLFQRFEHLKAKDNDFEKRFANLGNIYYKQGVTEFNWDSNIDETLSTDH; this is translated from the exons ATGATCTTACAACCGGACATAATGGCCTACAACGAGGCGATAATGCCACCACCTGGGGCTGTGGGCGCTGCAGCGGCGGCAGGACCAGCAAGCAACGCATATGGTGTTCATCACTACCAGCATCATCAGCCGGGCGGCGGCGGCGGTGGATCGGCAATAGCGCTCGCGTCCACATCAGCGATTAATGCAAAATCAATACAACAGAATGTAATTATCGCCAATGCGGGCCTTAGCTATGAGGATGTCCTCAACGATGATTTTCAATTCGATATGGACGGACATGACGTCATGGTATTCTTGCATATACAGAAGACCGGAGGCACATCATTTGGAAGGCATTTAGTGCGTGACTTGGATTTGAAG CGACCTTGCGAATGCCAGCGGCAACGCAAACGCTGCTATTGTTTCCGTCCGCATCGCAACGAAAACTGGCTCTTCTCACGCTACTCAACAGGCTGGAAGTGCGGCCTGCATGCCGACTGGACGGAATTGACCAGTTGCGTCGACATCGAGCTTGATAAGAACGAAGGCGAGACGGCGAAGCGAAGGTACTTCTACATTACGTTACTTCGTGAACCCATCTCGCGTTACATGTCCGAGTATCGGCATGTGCGGCGCGGTGCAACATGGAAGGGTTCACGGCACTGGTGTCTCGGCAGACAAGCCACGGCGTCTGAGTTGCCGCCATGCTATAAGGGCAAGGACTGGTTGGGCGTGGAATTGGATGAATTTGCCGCGTGCGATTCAAATTTGGCGGCTAACCGACAGACGCGCATGCTGGCCGATTTGGCGTTAGTAGGCTGTTACAACAAGACTGCAATGCCGGCACACGAACGTGATCGTGTGATGTTGGCAAGCGCTAAACGCAATTTAGCTGCCATGGCATACTTTGGACTCACCGAGTATCAGAAG ATGTCGCAGTATATTTTCGAGGAAACATTCAATCTGCGCTTTGCGATACCATTcgaacaacacaacacaacaattTCTGCGTCGGCGGTTAACAATTTGCGACCAGATCAAAAGAGGCGCATCGAGGAGCTGAACAGCTTGGATGTCGAGTTATATGCCTTTGCAAAGAATTTACTATTCCAAAG atTCGAGCATTTAAAAGCGAAAGACAACGATTTTGAGAAACGGTTTGCTAATCTGGGCAACATCTATTACAAACAGGGTGTCACGGAATTCAATTGGGACAGCAACATTGATGAGACGTTGAGCACCGATCATTGA